A window of Granulicella arctica genomic DNA:
TAGGCCCCTTGCAGCGCAACTAGCGCCTCTCCCGACGCGCTACTCTTTGCAAGCCGCTGAGCGCCGGGAGCTCAACAGCGGGCCCCCACTACTAACCTCATCAGTCGTTTATACTTTCGCACATGCAACGAACCGGACTGTGTTGCTCGGTGTGGATGTGGCTTGCCAGCATCATCCTTGTATTATCGGTCGTCACGAGTGTTTCGGGGTGGGGTGCAGGACAGACGACCATCCAGCATCGTTTAGTGACGCCGGGATCGATAAGCGGCCGCGTGACTCTTGACGATACAAACGGTCCAGCGCGGTTTGCCGCCGTTTCGATCCAGCCGGTCGAGCCTTCTTCATCTGTGGCCGATGCAGCAAAGCAGAAGGACGGCGATCCGGGCATCCTAACCGTATCGCGCATCGTGCGTACCACAGTGGATGGGAGCTTTCTGATTTCCCACGTTGCACCCGGTACTTACTACGTAATGGTCGACGCGGATCCGTATCTTTCTGCAGCCGGCTTGCTGACACGCGAGCAGCTGGATCACCCAACCAAGAAGATCGCCGATCTTATGGCAAGGTTGCTCGTCCCGGTTGTTGTGATGTCAGGTAGGAACTCAACGGCGGATGTGCGGCTACATCGGGGAGGCAGCCTTAGCGGAACCGTTCGCTTTGACGACGGGGCGCCGTTCGAGGCAAGTGTGCGGCTTTTCCGCATGGAGGACAAGGGCGTGTGGAAGGAGTTCCATGCCCATCTTTCAGGAGGCAATGCTTCTGTCGACGACCTGGGGCGCTTTCGCTTTGTGGGGCTACCAGAGGGATCGTACCGCGTGAGTGCCACTTTGTCGGTAGATGAGGAGTTCATGTCTCGACGTCGCACTACGATAGAGGGCTGGATGTCACGGAGCCTCTACTCACTCCAGATCTATAGCCCGAATACGACGCGGGAGAAGGATGCGAAGATCTATCAGCTCTCGGATGGACAGGACGAAGAGGGTGTTCAGATTGAGGTGCCTCTTGGAAAACTGCACTCACTTGCGGGATCACTGGTAGAAAAAGCATCAGGACGCCCGATCAATGCCGGCCATGTTTCGGTGTTGTTTGCTGACGACGGGAAGG
This region includes:
- a CDS encoding carboxypeptidase-like regulatory domain-containing protein gives rise to the protein MQRTGLCCSVWMWLASIILVLSVVTSVSGWGAGQTTIQHRLVTPGSISGRVTLDDTNGPARFAAVSIQPVEPSSSVADAAKQKDGDPGILTVSRIVRTTVDGSFLISHVAPGTYYVMVDADPYLSAAGLLTREQLDHPTKKIADLMARLLVPVVVMSGRNSTADVRLHRGGSLSGTVRFDDGAPFEASVRLFRMEDKGVWKEFHAHLSGGNASVDDLGRFRFVGLPEGSYRVSATLSVDEEFMSRRRTTIEGWMSRSLYSLQIYSPNTTREKDAKIYQLSDGQDEEGVQIEVPLGKLHSLAGSLVEKASGRPINAGHVSVLFADDGKELMSTDVSAEDDAFHLAFVPEGSYTLRVTNARDADRIEVLNPSGAVPPSNTKEKTLQSFGQTTQSITVTTDVQGLLIAVPSSNHTDAAAVVSPGADSLP